A genome region from Glutamicibacter arilaitensis Re117 includes the following:
- a CDS encoding SRPBCC domain-containing protein, which produces MPLLRKSFDVPSGTVCLQWTLDASSGLIWRALTGIEPLQRWLGTLLSGTFSIGSNVEIEHAQDYVCTSRIISCKPGQSLEMTWKFPDEDPSQVSFTIESTAGSQILTVRHIGLTKEVGEYLTGWQTHLLYLEDFLNGTPRPMSDFWGEYERVKNAP; this is translated from the coding sequence ATGCCACTGCTCCGCAAAAGTTTCGACGTCCCATCTGGCACAGTCTGCCTGCAATGGACACTTGATGCATCCAGTGGCCTGATCTGGCGTGCGCTCACTGGCATTGAACCGTTGCAGCGCTGGCTCGGAACGCTCCTGAGTGGAACCTTCAGCATTGGCTCAAATGTCGAGATTGAGCATGCGCAAGACTACGTCTGCACCAGTCGAATCATCAGCTGCAAGCCTGGCCAATCACTCGAGATGACTTGGAAATTCCCCGATGAGGATCCTTCCCAAGTCTCGTTCACCATTGAATCAACGGCTGGTTCGCAAATACTGACCGTGCGACACATCGGTCTTACCAAAGAGGTGGGCGAATACCTCACGGGGTGGCAAACCCACCTTCTATATCTGGAGGATTTCCTGAACGGTACACCCAGACCGATGTCAGACTTCTGGGGTGAGTACGAACGGGTGAAGAACGCGCCTTAG